Proteins co-encoded in one Erinaceus europaeus chromosome X, mEriEur2.1, whole genome shotgun sequence genomic window:
- the RAB39B gene encoding ras-related protein Rab-39B — MEAIWLYQFRLIVIGDSTVGKSCLIRRFTEGRFAHVSDPTVGVDFFSRLVEIEPGKRIKLQIWDTAGQERFRSITRAYYRNSVGGLLLFDITNRRSFQNVHEWLEETKVHVQPYQIVFVLVGHKCDLDTQRQVTRHEAEKLAAAYGMKYIETSARDAINVEKAFTDLTRDIYELVKRGDIMIQEGWEGVKSGFVPNVVHSSEEVVKSERRCLC, encoded by the exons ATGGAGGCCATCTGGCTGTACCAGTTCCGCCTCATTGTCATCGGGGACTCCACGGTGGGCAAGTCCTGTCTGATCCGCCGCTTCACCGAGGGCCGCTTCGCGCACGTCTCCGACCCCACGGTGGGAGTGGATTTCTTCTCCCGCCTGGTGGAGATCGAGCCTGGAAAGCGCATCAAGCTCCAGATCTGGGATACCGCGGGCCAGGAGAGGTTCAG ATCCATCACTCGAGCCTACTACAGAAACTCAGTAGGTGGTCTTCTCTTATTTGACATTACCAACCGCAGGTCCTTCCAGAATGTCCATGAGTGGTTAGAAGAGACCAAAGTACATGTTCAGCCCTACCAAATTGTGTTTGTTCTGGTGGGTCACAAGTGTGACCTGGATACACAGAGGCAAGTGACTCGCCATGAGGCAGAGAAACTGGCTGCTGCATACGGCATGAAGTACATCGAAACGTCAGCCCGTGATGCCATAAATGTGGAGAAAGCTTTCACAGACCTGACGAGAGACATCTATGAGCTGGTTAAAAGGGGGGATATTATGATCCAGGAGGGCTGGGAAGGGGTGAAGAGTGGCTTTGTACCAAATGTGGTTCACTCTTCAGAAGAGGTTGTCAAATCAGAGAGGAGATGTTTGTGCTAG